One part of the Hydra vulgaris chromosome 01, alternate assembly HydraT2T_AEP genome encodes these proteins:
- the LOC136074672 gene encoding integumentary mucin C.1-like, with translation MLTFLVNTILCYITVRLTPKKDCAVESTARNISNVTDVDFTISENDMFEASFSKDTEPNYDISCLSNNDVHSASTESTVILSPEDLRPFKKAELRKRVRVNKRNRTTSILTDSTNMNVLKIEKESAKKKKSAIEERKQANMSNKDNIKMSKRSTSKGSIHLMEKSLNCPNSSVEKKSATATIVIKETTRTTTTAKKPTTATAQPTPPPPTTAATSIAKTQTTAITKPTSPSPPLPTTTTTPKTPTAATTPPSPTTTTPTTPLTTTTSTPTTLTTPLTTTTTTPTTPTIPQATTTTTAKTSTKIAIATTTIRPETPTKITILVLLFYTLT, from the exons atgttaacatttttagtGAACACGATTTTATGCTATATCACAGTTAGACTTACTCCGAAAAAAGACTGTGCTGTGGAAAGTACAGCaagaaatataagtaatgtAACTGATGTTGACTTTACAATATCAGAGAATGACATGTTTGAAGCTAGTTTCTCAAAAGATACAGAACCAAATTATGATATTTCATGTTTAAGCAATAATGATGTACACAGTGCATCTACAGAGTCAACTGTAATTCTATCGCCTGAGGATTTAAGACCATTTAAAAAAGCAGAACTAAGAAAAAGAGTTAGggttaataaaagaaatagaacCACATCAATTCTTACAGATTCAACaaatatgaatgttttaaaaatagaaaaagaatcagctaaaaagaaaaagtcaGCAATTGAAGAAAGGAAACAAGCAAacatgtcaaataaagataatattaagaTGAGTAAAAGATCAACTAGTAAAGGAAGTATACATTTAATGGAGAAAAGTTTGAATTGTCCAAATAGCTCTGTAGAAAAGAAgt CAGCAACGGCAACAATAGTAATAAAGGAAACAAcaagaacaacaacaactgCAAAAAAACCAACAACAGCAACAGCACAACCAACACCACCACCACCAACAACAGCAGCAACATCAATCGCAAAAACACAAACAACAGCAATAACAAAACCAACATCACCATCACCACCActaccaacaacaacaacaacaccaAAAACACCAACAGCAGCAACAACACCTCcttcaccaacaacaacaacaccAACAACACcactaacaacaacaacatcaacacCTACAACACTAACAACACcactaacaacaacaacaacaacaccaACAACACCAACAATACCacaagcaacaacaacaacaacagcaaaaacatcaacaaaaatagcaatagcaacaacaacaataagACCAGAAACaccaacaaaaataacaatattagtattattattttatactctGACTTAA